A genomic stretch from Fimbriimonadia bacterium includes:
- a CDS encoding nitroreductase family protein: MDLREAILHRRSIRNFAPGEIPEESVREMLLAAMYAPSAGNQRPWHFIVVRDRRLLDTVALIHPYAQMSKQASVGVLVCSDTTGVKYRDLWPQDLAAATQNLLLMAHGLGLGAVWTAVYPDPERVLSFRRAFQLPSYVEPFAFVPIGIPADTPEHPERFDESRIHTNLW, encoded by the coding sequence ATGGACCTGCGCGAGGCAATCCTGCACCGCAGAAGCATCCGAAACTTCGCCCCGGGCGAGATCCCCGAAGAATCTGTGCGCGAGATGCTTCTCGCGGCAATGTACGCTCCCTCTGCCGGCAACCAGAGACCTTGGCATTTCATCGTCGTTCGAGACCGACGCCTCTTAGACACCGTCGCCCTAATCCATCCCTACGCCCAGATGAGCAAGCAGGCCAGCGTCGGCGTTCTCGTCTGCTCCGACACCACCGGCGTCAAGTATCGCGATCTGTGGCCGCAAGACCTCGCCGCCGCCACGCAGAACTTGCTGCTGATGGCGCACGGGTTGGGCTTGGGCGCGGTGTGGACTGCGGTCTACCCGGACCCAGAGCGCGTGCTTTCCTTCCGCCGCGCTTTTCAGTTGCCTAGCTACGTCGAGCCCTTCGCCTTCGTGCCCATCGGCATACCCGCAGACACACCGGAACATCCCGAGCGATTCGATGAAAGCCGCATCCACACGAACCTCTGGTGA
- a CDS encoding prepilin-type N-terminal cleavage/methylation domain-containing protein yields the protein MPSLHSRIGRLSRMQRKGFTLIELLVVIAIIAILAAILFPVFAQAREAAMKTQCASNSNQLGKAGTMYTLDQNGTLFYGRVHINNPDSFPAGYIWTGLIQPYVKSKQVLLCPSRDKNRDTRLNNPAKFATRWNYSEDDNHGWLNIGLNVGIGGWYSGDNAIIVRERLVRSKAKNVWFADSVPGSYRTTINECVSISGHNRFKGYETDNMCVNCAGICASTRHIAGKQGESLSGFNENGGGLNITFLDSHTKFYRWDQVKPTMNIADVPASCGDSWHRDQSRRDANAANIKWMTWIYGCLAE from the coding sequence ATGCCGTCACTTCATTCTCGTATAGGGAGGTTATCTCGGATGCAGCGAAAAGGTTTCACCCTTATCGAGCTGCTGGTCGTTATCGCAATCATCGCAATCCTTGCAGCAATTCTCTTCCCTGTCTTCGCGCAGGCGCGCGAGGCCGCCATGAAGACCCAGTGCGCGAGCAACAGCAATCAACTCGGCAAGGCAGGCACGATGTATACGCTCGACCAGAACGGCACCCTGTTCTATGGTCGCGTGCATATCAACAATCCGGACAGCTTCCCGGCCGGCTACATCTGGACCGGGCTCATCCAACCTTACGTCAAGTCGAAGCAGGTGCTGCTTTGCCCATCCCGTGATAAGAACCGCGACACGCGGCTCAACAACCCAGCGAAGTTCGCGACGCGGTGGAACTACTCCGAGGACGACAACCACGGATGGCTGAACATCGGATTGAACGTCGGAATTGGGGGTTGGTACAGCGGCGACAATGCGATTATCGTTCGCGAACGCCTGGTTCGCTCGAAGGCCAAGAACGTCTGGTTCGCCGACTCCGTACCGGGAAGCTACCGAACCACCATCAACGAGTGTGTGTCCATCTCCGGGCACAACAGGTTCAAGGGCTATGAAACGGATAACATGTGCGTGAACTGCGCCGGCATCTGTGCTTCGACCCGCCACATCGCAGGCAAGCAAGGCGAGTCACTCTCCGGCTTCAATGAGAACGGAGGCGGCCTCAACATCACGTTCCTCGACAGCCACACCAAGTTCTACCGATGGGACCAGGTGAAGCCTACCATGAACATCGCGGACGTGCCCGCTTCCTGCGGCGACAGCTGGCATCGAGACCAAAGCCGGCGCGACGCGAATGCCGCAAACATCAAGTGGATGACCTGGATCTACGGGTGTCTGGCGGAGTAG
- a CDS encoding UbiX family flavin prenyltransferase, with amino-acid sequence MSASGRVVLGITGASGAIYGVCALQRVATAFDEVYAIISPPAAIVLKQELGLTVDPERPSAEGLGLPPLPNVRFLGHRDFLTPPASGSFRHEGMLIAPCSMGTVGRIAHGVSDDLITRAADVALKERRRLVLLIRESPLSLVHLRNLVAVTEAGAIVLPASPSFYFGQTTVNELVDGVVRRALQCLGRPDPDAMEWGL; translated from the coding sequence TTGAGCGCATCGGGACGGGTCGTCCTAGGGATCACAGGCGCAAGTGGGGCGATCTATGGCGTCTGCGCGCTCCAACGCGTGGCCACCGCTTTCGACGAGGTGTACGCCATCATCTCGCCACCCGCTGCCATCGTGCTGAAGCAGGAGTTGGGATTAACCGTAGACCCGGAGAGGCCGAGCGCCGAGGGCTTGGGACTGCCTCCACTGCCCAACGTACGGTTCCTGGGCCATCGCGACTTCTTGACTCCGCCTGCGAGCGGGTCGTTCCGACACGAAGGGATGCTGATTGCCCCGTGCTCCATGGGTACTGTCGGGCGGATCGCGCACGGCGTATCGGACGATCTAATCACGCGGGCTGCAGACGTGGCGCTGAAGGAGCGTCGGCGACTGGTGCTGTTAATTCGAGAGAGTCCGCTCAGCCTGGTTCACCTGCGCAACCTGGTTGCGGTCACGGAGGCCGGAGCGATCGTTCTGCCTGCCAGCCCGAGCTTCTACTTCGGGCAGACCACTGTGAACGAGCTGGTGGACGGTGTGGTGCGGCGGGCGCTGCAGTGTTTGGGCAGGCCGGACCCGGATGCGATGGAATGGGGACTATGA
- a CDS encoding thioredoxin domain-containing protein, protein MQRLKPNHRVLANVVLVIALAAMGAKYLERYEVHGRANALKNSSSGYLWACRYELVDWSEWGAEALARAEREDKPLFVDVGVFWSNEAQVLGQSCFGEPEIAQYLNSHFVCVKVDAAQRPDLADSLAWQAKAASDVAGLPLYLAATPEGEVYAATGPLPPDGDPSMLLFVKNAIDLWSLNRSEVVRSVVRVRARVEEAIVASEQRPAAPSVQAVIEARDAIVRLFDSANGGFLRPGEVGKRLDGAALGFLLHRAEGGDLEAERILTAALERLADSALHDPVHGGFHLRSRDRQMTLPDFAKLTEANAQMLSLYARAGVLLDNPSFIAVARRTADLLQSEMWDQVEGTFITGIAGAFKPEEPGRYYAWSVRDLQGILTPSELTAATLRFGIEGKEGLGWNSSLHALRAARTYEQVAEAMGTSVMDAREIVADAVDKMADAPARKTMMPPKDSSVYTNLNGAAAYAFASAGEVLADSQYIEVARRTVNQLMELPRDRFGLLPHGPGAPEGLLADQVWPARAAIVLYRVTRDEAYLHFAVKQAERIEAAFEDRHGWWGLWWRSEDRRRDDRNRARLAAGQSVDSKLVRNGMISLKPVEDGEMISPNAAAAMLVLELHEIVGDRKHLQLARRILYAFGGSLSGAEMERAGIAMATDRYLKVTKGAKD, encoded by the coding sequence GTGCAGCGTCTGAAGCCGAACCACCGAGTGCTCGCCAACGTAGTGCTGGTCATAGCCCTAGCCGCGATGGGTGCGAAGTACCTCGAGCGGTACGAAGTGCATGGGCGCGCCAACGCGCTCAAGAACTCCTCCTCCGGCTATCTCTGGGCCTGTCGCTACGAGTTGGTCGATTGGAGCGAGTGGGGGGCCGAGGCGCTGGCCCGTGCCGAGCGCGAAGACAAACCACTGTTCGTAGACGTCGGTGTGTTCTGGAGCAACGAGGCGCAGGTGCTCGGTCAGTCGTGCTTCGGCGAGCCCGAGATAGCCCAGTATCTGAACAGCCACTTCGTGTGCGTCAAGGTGGATGCGGCTCAGCGGCCCGACTTGGCAGACTCGCTGGCGTGGCAAGCCAAGGCCGCCTCCGATGTGGCGGGGTTGCCGCTCTATCTGGCAGCCACGCCGGAAGGCGAGGTGTATGCCGCAACAGGGCCGTTGCCACCCGACGGCGATCCAAGCATGCTGCTCTTCGTGAAGAACGCGATAGATCTGTGGTCGCTGAATCGCAGCGAAGTCGTTCGGTCGGTCGTGAGGGTGAGGGCTCGCGTCGAGGAAGCCATCGTGGCATCGGAGCAGCGCCCGGCTGCGCCAAGCGTCCAAGCGGTGATCGAGGCGCGCGATGCGATTGTGAGGCTCTTCGACTCAGCGAATGGCGGCTTCCTGCGACCGGGTGAGGTGGGAAAGCGGCTGGATGGTGCGGCGCTAGGGTTCTTGTTACACCGTGCAGAAGGTGGTGACCTCGAGGCCGAGCGCATTCTAACGGCAGCACTCGAGCGGTTGGCAGATAGCGCACTGCACGATCCCGTCCACGGTGGCTTCCACCTTCGCAGTCGCGACCGCCAGATGACACTCCCCGACTTCGCCAAGCTCACCGAGGCCAACGCTCAGATGCTATCACTGTACGCTCGGGCAGGTGTTCTGCTGGACAATCCGTCGTTCATCGCCGTCGCTCGCCGCACAGCCGACCTGCTGCAGTCCGAGATGTGGGATCAGGTCGAAGGCACGTTCATCACGGGGATTGCCGGTGCCTTCAAACCCGAGGAACCAGGGCGCTACTACGCCTGGTCAGTCAGAGACCTTCAAGGCATCCTGACGCCGTCGGAACTGACCGCGGCGACGTTGCGCTTCGGCATCGAAGGTAAGGAGGGGCTAGGCTGGAACTCTTCTCTTCACGCGCTGCGGGCTGCGCGAACCTATGAGCAAGTTGCGGAGGCGATGGGCACATCCGTGATGGACGCCCGCGAGATAGTGGCTGACGCAGTGGACAAGATGGCGGATGCCCCGGCACGAAAGACGATGATGCCGCCAAAGGACAGCTCGGTATACACCAACCTCAACGGTGCTGCTGCGTACGCCTTCGCGTCGGCCGGCGAGGTGCTGGCAGACTCCCAGTATATCGAGGTGGCCCGACGCACGGTGAACCAACTGATGGAGCTTCCAAGAGACCGGTTTGGTCTGTTGCCCCACGGTCCTGGAGCCCCAGAGGGTCTGCTTGCGGATCAGGTGTGGCCCGCACGGGCCGCCATCGTCCTGTACCGAGTCACACGCGACGAGGCATATCTCCACTTTGCTGTCAAGCAGGCCGAGCGGATCGAGGCGGCATTCGAGGACCGCCATGGATGGTGGGGTTTGTGGTGGCGGAGCGAGGACCGACGCAGAGACGATCGTAACCGAGCGCGGCTTGCGGCTGGGCAGTCGGTGGATAGCAAGCTCGTTCGGAACGGGATGATCAGCCTAAAGCCTGTCGAGGACGGCGAGATGATCTCGCCCAACGCGGCTGCTGCAATGCTGGTGCTCGAACTGCACGAGATTGTCGGCGATCGCAAGCACCTGCAGCTCGCGCGGCGCATTCTATACGCCTTCGGAGGGAGTCTGAGCGGCGCCGAGATGGAGCGGGCGGGCATAGCGATGGCCACGGACCGCTACTTGAAAGTGACTAAGGGGGCAAAGGATTGA